In the genome of Candidatus Zixiibacteriota bacterium, one region contains:
- the dnaJ gene encoding molecular chaperone DnaJ has translation MAKRDYYDVLGLSRSAEEEEIKSAYRKMALKYHPDRNPGSKEAEEKFKEATEAYEVLKDREKRERYDQFGHAGLGSGGGYGAYDFGGFDISDALRAFMRDFGGFGFEEFFGGAGRHERVNRGEDLRARISLTLEEIATGVEKTIKVRRFESCGECSGSGLAPGASEKSCPECHGSGQVRSMHRTFLGTIQQVRTCGRCGGDGKIISNPCPACDGEGRVRQVSTVKVKIPAGVSAGNYMTLEGQGNVARGRGKSGNLLLIFDEKEHDIFTRQGDSIICQIPISFTIAALGGEISVPTLNGNHTLKIPSGTQSGKVFRLKGKGIPRLNGGGVGDELVQVAVWTPTELSAEDKKHLESLNRSPHFKPPRSDRSFFQKLRESLGI, from the coding sequence ATGGCTAAGCGAGACTATTACGACGTTTTAGGCCTTTCGCGGTCGGCGGAGGAAGAGGAGATAAAATCAGCCTACCGTAAAATGGCGTTGAAATATCATCCCGACCGCAATCCCGGCAGCAAAGAAGCGGAAGAAAAATTCAAAGAAGCGACCGAAGCGTATGAAGTGCTGAAAGACCGCGAAAAAAGGGAACGGTATGACCAGTTCGGGCATGCCGGTCTGGGAAGCGGCGGCGGTTATGGAGCGTACGATTTCGGCGGTTTTGATATCAGCGATGCGCTCCGGGCATTCATGCGGGATTTCGGCGGATTCGGTTTTGAGGAATTCTTCGGGGGCGCCGGGCGACACGAAAGAGTGAATCGGGGCGAAGACCTGCGGGCGCGAATCTCCTTGACCCTGGAAGAGATTGCCACCGGTGTGGAGAAGACAATAAAAGTGCGGCGCTTCGAGAGCTGCGGAGAATGCAGCGGCTCCGGACTGGCGCCCGGGGCATCGGAGAAAAGCTGCCCGGAATGTCACGGCAGCGGGCAGGTGCGAAGCATGCATCGGACATTTCTGGGAACAATTCAGCAGGTGCGAACCTGCGGCAGATGTGGAGGCGACGGAAAAATAATCTCCAATCCCTGTCCGGCGTGCGATGGGGAAGGGCGAGTGCGACAGGTATCAACCGTCAAAGTGAAAATTCCTGCCGGGGTTTCCGCTGGAAATTATATGACGCTGGAAGGGCAGGGAAATGTTGCGCGGGGACGGGGAAAATCCGGAAATCTGCTGCTCATATTCGATGAGAAAGAGCATGATATCTTCACCCGGCAGGGAGACAGTATCATCTGCCAGATTCCAATATCATTTACGATAGCGGCGCTGGGAGGCGAGATTTCCGTTCCGACATTGAACGGAAATCATACACTGAAAATACCGTCGGGGACGCAGAGCGGGAAGGTTTTTCGGTTGAAGGGCAAAGGGATTCCCCGGCTGAATGGCGGGGGAGTCGGTGATGAGCTGGTGCAAGTCGCAGTATGGACACCGACAGAATTGTCGGCAGAGGATAAGAAACATCTGGAATCGCTGAACCGGTCGCCCCATT